A genomic segment from Gilvibacter sp. SZ-19 encodes:
- a CDS encoding pyridoxal phosphate-dependent aminotransferase: MITASRLSQTQEYYFSRKLREVRERIAAGRPVINLGIGSPDLPPAPEVTAALQDALAHPKAHQYQSYQGIPELREAIAGFYKDHYKVGLNPQTEVLPLMGSKEGIMHISMAFLNPGDEVLIPNPGYPTYAAVARLVEANIRIYDLNATDHWLPDLKALAKTDLSKVKIMWVNYPHMPTGATATRAFFSELVAFAKEHEILLVNDNPYSFILNDTPISLLEVPGAAEVALELNSLSKTFNMAGWRIGMLCGNADFIQVVLKVKSNMDSGMFYGLQMGAIAALGMDKSWFDQLNGTYARRREWAWKIATALGGEFSDNQQGLFVWVALPEGTDAEALADRLLDEADLFLTPGTVFGSGGAGYLRISLCVSLTDLEAAHRRITEKKISV; the protein is encoded by the coding sequence ATGATCACTGCAAGTCGTTTATCACAAACTCAAGAATACTACTTCTCTAGAAAACTAAGAGAAGTCCGCGAGCGCATCGCCGCCGGAAGGCCGGTCATCAACCTCGGTATCGGCTCTCCGGATTTACCTCCTGCGCCAGAAGTCACCGCGGCGCTGCAAGATGCTCTTGCGCACCCTAAAGCGCATCAATATCAATCTTACCAGGGGATCCCAGAATTGCGTGAAGCCATCGCTGGCTTTTACAAAGATCATTACAAGGTAGGTTTGAATCCGCAGACAGAAGTCTTACCCTTGATGGGTTCCAAAGAAGGTATCATGCATATCTCAATGGCCTTTTTGAATCCTGGGGATGAGGTATTGATCCCTAATCCTGGCTACCCTACTTATGCTGCAGTAGCTCGATTGGTAGAGGCCAACATAAGAATTTACGATCTAAATGCGACAGACCATTGGTTGCCAGATCTCAAAGCGCTGGCAAAGACCGATCTGTCTAAAGTAAAGATCATGTGGGTGAACTATCCGCATATGCCAACAGGAGCAACTGCAACACGAGCATTCTTTAGCGAATTGGTCGCTTTTGCCAAAGAGCATGAAATTCTGCTTGTAAATGATAATCCTTATAGTTTTATCCTCAACGATACGCCTATTTCGCTTTTAGAAGTACCGGGTGCAGCAGAAGTAGCCTTGGAACTCAATTCGCTGAGCAAGACCTTTAATATGGCCGGTTGGCGTATTGGGATGCTCTGTGGAAATGCAGATTTTATCCAGGTAGTACTGAAGGTAAAGAGCAATATGGATAGCGGTATGTTCTACGGTTTGCAAATGGGAGCTATAGCAGCCTTGGGGATGGACAAAAGCTGGTTCGATCAACTTAACGGAACCTATGCCAGACGCCGTGAGTGGGCGTGGAAGATCGCGACTGCCTTGGGCGGAGAGTTCAGTGATAATCAGCAAGGTCTTTTTGTTTGGGTTGCCTTACCAGAAGGTACAGATGCAGAAGCCCTGGCAGACCGACTCTTAGATGAAGCCGATCTGTTTCTCACTCCAGGAACCGTTTTTGGTTCCGGAGGAGCGGGTTATTTGCGGATCTCACTTTGTGTTTCACTCACAGACCTAGAAGCTGCTCACAGACGTATCACTGAAAAGAAAATAAGCGTATGA
- a CDS encoding bifunctional 3-deoxy-7-phosphoheptulonate synthase/chorismate mutase type II — MENKKELRNWLDAFGLDHPLVIAGPCSAETEAQVLKIAHELKDSDVSVLRAGIWKPRTRPGNFEGVGALGLKWLQKAKEETGLLTTTEVANANHVDLALKHDVDILWIGARTTVSPFIVQEIADALKGTDKTVLIKNPVNPDLSLWLGAVERFHTADIANLGVIHRGFSTYEKTRYRNNPEWQIAIDLQNRFPDLPLILDPSHIAGRRDIIFDLCQMALDLNYDGLMVETHYDPDNAWSDAMQQITPDRLKEIMVELTIRKEEGQEQEFKNKLNTLRTQIDVIDHQLIETLGKRMKVADDIGQLKKSNNVAVLQTKRWNEILGKMILEGEQHQLSEEFILRVFKAIHQESINHQEKIYKQ, encoded by the coding sequence ATGGAAAATAAAAAAGAACTCAGGAATTGGTTAGACGCCTTTGGGCTAGACCACCCTTTAGTGATAGCGGGACCATGTAGTGCAGAGACAGAGGCCCAAGTACTCAAGATAGCTCACGAACTCAAGGACAGTGATGTGAGCGTGCTTAGAGCTGGGATCTGGAAGCCTAGAACCCGTCCAGGGAATTTTGAAGGAGTTGGTGCTTTGGGTCTAAAGTGGCTTCAGAAGGCCAAAGAAGAAACAGGCTTGTTGACCACCACAGAAGTAGCCAACGCCAATCACGTGGATCTGGCCTTAAAGCACGATGTGGATATACTTTGGATCGGTGCCAGAACCACAGTGTCTCCTTTCATTGTTCAAGAAATTGCAGATGCCTTAAAAGGGACAGACAAGACGGTACTTATCAAGAACCCTGTAAATCCAGATCTTTCGTTGTGGTTAGGGGCTGTGGAGCGTTTTCATACTGCGGATATCGCAAATCTTGGAGTGATCCACCGCGGATTCTCAACCTACGAAAAAACCCGCTACCGCAACAACCCAGAATGGCAAATAGCTATTGATCTGCAGAACCGTTTTCCGGATCTACCGCTAATTTTAGACCCTTCGCATATTGCTGGGCGTAGAGACATCATCTTTGATCTTTGTCAAATGGCCTTAGATCTGAATTACGATGGACTCATGGTAGAAACGCATTACGATCCAGACAATGCTTGGAGTGATGCCATGCAACAGATCACGCCAGACCGCTTGAAAGAGATCATGGTGGAGCTTACCATCAGAAAAGAAGAAGGACAGGAGCAAGAGTTTAAGAACAAACTCAATACCTTGCGCACGCAGATCGATGTGATCGACCACCAGCTGATAGAAACCTTAGGCAAGCGTATGAAAGTAGCAGACGATATAGGTCAGCTAAAAAAGTCTAACAACGTGGCGGTGCTACAAACCAAGCGTTGGAACGAGATTTTGGGTAAAATGATCCTAGAAGGCGAGCAACATCAACTCAGCGAGGAGTTTATTCTGCGTGTTTTCAAGGCAATCCACCAGGAATCTATTAATCACCAGGAGAAGATCTATAAGCAATAA
- the gldA gene encoding gliding motility-associated ABC transporter ATP-binding subunit GldA encodes MSIAVSDLTKNYGAQKALDGVSFKVAKGEIVGFLGPNGAGKSTLMKILTTYLEPSSGTAVVNGQDVSTAPMAVRSSVGYLPEHNPLYLEMYVKEYLSQHAQLHKTAKDRIADVIEQTGLSPEAHKRIGSLSKGFRQRVGLAAALLHDPEVLILDEPTTGLDPNQILEIRELIRKTAASKTIFLSTHIMQEVEALCDRVIVINKGQIVADHKLSELKGDQAQIVEVAFDFRVEEVALNRLPKVSKVENIHEFTYLLHFNTKEDMRAAVFDFAHDNGLKILQLNQKNKNLESLFRELTNPEK; translated from the coding sequence ATGTCTATAGCTGTTTCAGATCTGACCAAGAATTACGGTGCGCAAAAAGCACTTGACGGTGTATCCTTTAAAGTAGCCAAAGGAGAGATCGTTGGTTTTTTAGGCCCCAACGGTGCGGGAAAATCCACTTTAATGAAGATCCTGACCACCTACCTAGAGCCGAGCTCTGGGACCGCTGTTGTAAACGGTCAGGACGTGAGCACTGCGCCTATGGCAGTGCGCAGCAGCGTAGGATATTTACCGGAGCACAATCCCTTGTATTTAGAGATGTATGTCAAGGAATATCTGAGCCAACATGCACAATTACACAAAACGGCTAAAGATCGAATCGCCGATGTAATAGAACAAACTGGACTAAGCCCAGAAGCTCATAAACGCATTGGTAGTTTGAGTAAAGGATTTCGACAACGTGTAGGTTTGGCAGCGGCATTGCTCCACGACCCGGAGGTACTGATCTTAGATGAGCCCACTACGGGCTTGGACCCGAACCAGATTCTCGAGATCCGGGAGTTGATCAGAAAAACAGCAGCTTCTAAGACCATTTTCTTGTCTACGCACATCATGCAAGAAGTAGAGGCGCTTTGCGACCGAGTTATCGTGATCAATAAAGGGCAGATCGTGGCAGACCACAAGCTCAGTGAATTAAAAGGTGACCAAGCGCAAATTGTAGAGGTGGCCTTTGACTTTCGAGTAGAAGAAGTGGCCTTGAATCGCTTGCCAAAGGTGTCTAAAGTGGAGAACATTCACGAATTCACGTACTTGCTTCATTTTAATACTAAGGAAGACATGCGAGCAGCGGTATTCGACTTTGCGCACGACAATGGGTTAAAGATCCTACAACTCAATCAGAAGAATAAGAATCTAGAAAGTCTCTTTAGAGAGTTGACTAATCCAGAAAAATAA
- the rsgA gene encoding ribosome small subunit-dependent GTPase A: MKGTVYKSTGSWYTVKDETGQFHECRIKGKFRIKGIKSTNPVAVGDKVEFELETNGDETVGVIKKIADRENYIIRKSVNLSKQTHIIASNIDQVFLLITHDNPPTFTIFIDRFLVTAEAYSIPAILVFNKMDTYDIEKKAEQLYLMDLYREIGYTCLATSAKTGKGVDEVKALMEGKTSMFAGHSGVGKSTLVNAVSPSLNLATAAISDQHKQGQHTTTFAQMFDLDFDARIIDTPGIKGFGIVDMDKDEISDYFPEFFALKSACKFNNCLHLEEPKCAVKEALENDEISWSRYKSYVTLLEEEQDQSYRKDEFQQS; the protein is encoded by the coding sequence ATGAAAGGAACCGTCTATAAATCAACCGGCAGCTGGTACACCGTCAAAGATGAAACGGGGCAATTCCACGAATGCCGTATTAAGGGCAAGTTCCGCATCAAAGGCATAAAAAGCACCAATCCAGTTGCGGTTGGCGATAAGGTGGAGTTCGAACTTGAAACCAACGGTGACGAAACAGTTGGGGTTATCAAAAAGATAGCAGACAGAGAGAACTACATCATTAGAAAGTCTGTGAATCTCTCCAAGCAGACACACATTATAGCCAGTAATATCGATCAGGTATTTTTGCTGATCACTCATGACAATCCACCCACCTTTACCATTTTTATCGATCGGTTTTTGGTAACTGCGGAGGCTTACAGTATTCCTGCAATACTGGTGTTCAATAAAATGGATACTTACGATATTGAAAAGAAGGCGGAGCAGCTTTACCTGATGGATCTCTATCGAGAAATTGGATATACTTGTTTGGCTACCAGTGCTAAAACAGGCAAAGGCGTAGACGAGGTAAAAGCGCTTATGGAAGGCAAAACATCCATGTTTGCTGGCCATAGTGGCGTTGGGAAATCTACCTTGGTCAATGCAGTTTCACCTAGCTTGAACTTGGCCACTGCGGCCATCTCAGACCAGCACAAACAAGGTCAGCATACCACAACCTTTGCGCAGATGTTCGATCTGGATTTCGATGCCCGTATTATCGATACTCCAGGGATCAAAGGATTTGGGATCGTAGATATGGACAAGGACGAGATTAGCGATTATTTTCCGGAATTCTTTGCTTTGAAATCGGCATGTAAATTCAACAATTGTTTGCATTTAGAGGAGCCCAAATGCGCGGTCAAAGAAGCCCTGGAGAACGACGAGATCTCTTGGTCGCGATACAAAAGCTATGTGACCTTGCTAGAAGAAGAACAGGATCAATCATACAGAAAAGACGAATTTCAGCAGTCATGA
- a CDS encoding prephenate dehydrogenase → MNRVVIIGLGLIGGSLAIDLRRLYPKVLLLGIDNNADHLEQAQDLGLVDSEATQNDLAKADLVVLAIPVHATASTLSTVLDQVGDQTLVIDMGSTKAVICEAVAKHPKRRNYLAMHPIAGTEYSGPRAAISGLFDGKTNIICEVEKTSLTLQEKGQELCRQLGMRIRYMDPKAHDKHLAYVSHLSHVSSFMLGKTVMDIEQNERDIFDLAGSGFESTVRLAKSSPNMWAPIFSVNREHLLDSLNAYIANLEAFKQLVEKNDEPTMHKEMTAINSIKHILNGIKKN, encoded by the coding sequence ATGAATCGGGTAGTGATAATAGGTTTGGGACTTATTGGAGGATCTTTGGCCATAGATCTAAGGCGCTTGTATCCTAAAGTACTATTACTGGGGATTGACAACAATGCAGATCATTTAGAGCAAGCACAGGATCTGGGCTTGGTCGACTCCGAAGCAACCCAAAACGACTTAGCTAAAGCAGATCTAGTGGTCTTGGCGATCCCTGTTCATGCTACGGCAAGTACTTTGAGTACTGTGTTGGATCAGGTAGGAGATCAGACTTTGGTGATCGATATGGGTTCTACCAAAGCGGTGATCTGTGAAGCGGTAGCTAAGCATCCTAAAAGAAGGAATTACTTGGCTATGCACCCAATTGCGGGTACTGAATACTCTGGCCCCAGAGCGGCTATATCTGGCTTGTTCGATGGAAAAACAAACATTATCTGCGAGGTAGAAAAGACCAGTTTGACCTTACAAGAGAAGGGCCAAGAATTGTGTCGCCAACTCGGTATGCGTATTCGTTATATGGACCCAAAAGCCCACGATAAACACTTGGCTTATGTATCGCATTTGTCTCATGTAAGCTCATTTATGTTGGGCAAAACGGTGATGGATATAGAACAGAATGAGCGCGACATCTTTGACCTGGCTGGCAGTGGTTTTGAATCTACGGTGCGTCTGGCAAAGAGTAGCCCCAATATGTGGGCGCCGATATTTTCGGTGAACCGCGAACATCTTTTAGACAGCCTGAATGCTTATATCGCCAATTTAGAAGCCTTTAAGCAATTGGTAGAAAAAAATGATGAGCCAACCATGCATAAGGAAATGACAGCAATAAATAGCATCAAACATATATTAAACGGAATCAAGAAGAATTAG
- the dtd gene encoding D-aminoacyl-tRNA deacylase, translated as MRAVIQRVSEASVTVAGEKISAIGEGLLILLGIEAADGQEDIDWLAGKIARLRIFGDDSGAMNLSLQDTGGAAIVVSQFTLHGATKKGNRPSFIKAAHPSIAEPLYEDFIVKFEEVLGKKVGRGSFGAMMDVQLINDGPVTLIIDTKNKE; from the coding sequence ATGAGAGCAGTGATTCAACGCGTGAGCGAAGCTTCGGTAACTGTAGCTGGCGAAAAGATATCTGCAATAGGTGAGGGCTTACTTATCCTTTTGGGAATAGAGGCTGCGGATGGACAAGAAGATATTGATTGGCTTGCAGGCAAAATTGCTCGTTTACGGATCTTTGGCGACGACAGCGGAGCCATGAACCTCTCCTTACAAGATACAGGCGGAGCTGCCATAGTAGTGAGTCAATTCACCTTGCACGGCGCTACAAAAAAGGGAAATCGCCCTTCTTTTATCAAAGCGGCACATCCGAGCATTGCTGAGCCACTTTATGAGGATTTTATTGTTAAATTTGAGGAAGTACTGGGTAAAAAAGTGGGCCGTGGAAGCTTTGGAGCTATGATGGATGTTCAACTCATCAATGACGGTCCGGTTACCTTGATCATCGACACGAAAAACAAAGAATAA
- a CDS encoding DUF3857 domain-containing protein: MSEEILTQDRHPLHPEADAAFLFRDIRVYYIYVKDKGFVQNTEVHERVKIYNNTGFDWATHQVRYYVGGNTDQSVTRIKGATYNLENGKVQTTKLEKDGIFDEAYNKFWNLKKLALPKVKAGSVIEYKYVVSSDYIGNIREILLQQTVPIDYESIRFEIPEFYVFRPYVRGDIVLNPQTKKGTRTESFALGAKTVGSGLNARTVSGGQSKFTYEITTTEYELNNVSPLRDEPYVDNLFNYIGAINMELQYTNYPNSGITEYISSWESVSNTIFQDYYKDYLNKRIDLGSDLDGLLAVANSDKEKLNLIFEWAKNKIKWNGEYGIFPEESLKEISEKGSAPIAELNLLLVKALEYAGLESYPVLVSTKEHGVPLFPTLEGFNYVIAAVVLDGGLFLMDASSPASLPNMLPERVMNWQGRLLMPDGASQFVSLTPNYLSSHVVNLLANLDDTTDAVGQAREQFTNHFGLEMRSALTSDTADEYLSEFDNGDFFAEAISLKNYTELADPLILSYEFTIEDAIEDLDGKRYFNPYFHLGMTENPFQSDTRSLPVDYVYPKEHKFMISVTIPEGYQIESVPPTVNIALPEGLGSYSAQYRVSNNTVAIRSSLKLNTGLFGAQLYTYLKQFMAQVVENQKERIVLIKS; encoded by the coding sequence GTGAGTGAAGAAATATTGACTCAGGACCGCCACCCATTGCATCCAGAGGCTGATGCAGCCTTTTTGTTTAGAGACATACGCGTGTACTACATTTATGTAAAGGACAAAGGATTTGTTCAGAATACCGAGGTACACGAAAGGGTAAAAATATATAACAATACCGGATTTGACTGGGCCACTCATCAGGTTCGATATTATGTAGGAGGCAACACAGACCAAAGCGTTACACGCATAAAAGGTGCAACTTACAATCTAGAGAATGGGAAGGTTCAAACCACCAAATTAGAAAAGGACGGTATTTTCGATGAAGCCTACAACAAGTTTTGGAACTTGAAGAAATTAGCGCTGCCAAAGGTTAAAGCAGGTTCTGTTATTGAATATAAATATGTGGTCTCCTCAGATTATATCGGAAATATAAGAGAGATATTATTGCAGCAAACAGTGCCCATCGACTACGAGTCCATAAGATTTGAGATCCCCGAATTTTATGTCTTTAGACCTTATGTTCGAGGTGATATAGTGCTCAATCCGCAGACAAAAAAGGGAACTAGAACAGAAAGTTTTGCTTTAGGTGCCAAGACCGTTGGTTCCGGACTTAATGCGCGAACGGTAAGTGGCGGTCAGAGTAAGTTTACTTATGAAATCACTACAACGGAGTACGAATTGAACAATGTTTCGCCTTTAAGGGATGAACCCTATGTTGATAACCTATTCAACTACATAGGCGCAATTAATATGGAGCTTCAGTATACGAACTATCCCAACTCTGGTATTACCGAATACATTAGTTCCTGGGAATCTGTGTCCAACACTATTTTTCAAGATTATTATAAAGACTATCTCAATAAACGTATAGACCTTGGTTCAGATCTCGACGGCTTGTTAGCTGTTGCAAATTCAGACAAAGAAAAACTGAATCTGATTTTTGAATGGGCTAAAAACAAGATCAAGTGGAACGGAGAATACGGTATTTTTCCAGAAGAATCCCTCAAAGAGATATCAGAAAAGGGCAGTGCGCCAATAGCGGAATTGAACTTGTTGTTGGTTAAGGCTTTGGAGTATGCAGGTCTGGAGAGTTACCCTGTTCTGGTTAGCACAAAAGAACATGGGGTTCCGTTGTTCCCAACCTTAGAAGGGTTCAACTATGTTATCGCCGCGGTTGTATTAGATGGCGGTCTATTTCTCATGGATGCAAGTAGTCCAGCCAGTTTGCCAAACATGCTTCCGGAACGTGTCATGAACTGGCAGGGTCGTTTGCTCATGCCAGACGGAGCTTCTCAATTTGTGAGTTTAACGCCGAATTATTTGTCTTCTCATGTAGTCAATTTGTTGGCCAATTTAGACGACACGACCGATGCGGTTGGACAAGCTCGCGAGCAATTCACAAACCATTTTGGCCTAGAGATGCGCAGTGCTTTAACCTCTGATACCGCCGATGAATATTTAAGCGAGTTCGATAACGGCGACTTTTTTGCTGAAGCCATAAGTTTAAAGAATTATACGGAGTTAGCAGACCCTTTAATCTTGAGCTATGAGTTTACGATAGAAGATGCTATAGAAGATTTGGACGGAAAACGATACTTCAATCCTTATTTTCATTTAGGAATGACAGAGAATCCGTTTCAAAGTGATACCAGGAGCCTGCCGGTGGATTATGTATATCCGAAGGAACATAAGTTCATGATCTCTGTCACCATTCCAGAGGGTTATCAAATTGAGTCTGTACCGCCAACAGTCAATATCGCGTTGCCAGAAGGGCTAGGTTCTTACAGCGCTCAATATCGCGTAAGTAACAATACTGTAGCTATAAGAAGTAGTTTAAAATTAAACACTGGATTGTTCGGCGCTCAACTTTATACCTATTTAAAACAATTTATGGCGCAGGTCGTAGAGAATCAAAAAGAACGTATCGTATTAATCAAATCGTAA
- a CDS encoding DUF3857 domain-containing protein produces MFQRVSQAGWILALFFSCSISFAQDYEFKKVSKEELSMSVYPQDTTADAVYLHKSRNTYYEDDEVKGWVLYTDVHERIKILNKDGLDYATRKINLYQKGKLKERIESIKAYTYNLEDGKIRSEKLSKSGIFENMETENRMEVSLTMPAVKVGSVLEISYRVVSPYFTIIDDVVIQEDIPTAHHYTKIQILEYFQFSRLIKGNFNAQPKDYTDTRRIDFTYEQGGGLTSTTKDGAAIFKEFISEYEYMHVPALKEEPYVDNIDNYRYTVVYELSSTKSQSGVVKEYSKTWEDVVKTIYKYDGFGKQLERTNFFKDDLATVLEGSSGYMDRMNRIFDHVKSHMNWNKRYGMTAASGISRAYKDQTGNTGDINLLLVAMLKEAGLNANPVLVSTRSHGIPAYPTLDGFNYVIAAVEIDGQRYLLDATEKMTAPNVLPSRVLNWNGTMVMENGLSMKVDLYPNTISQVSTMLTVNLDDFGDINGNVRSNLTLLEALDQRRSYENESISKIEEELMDDYNLDLVSELELKNLKDSSKPVSMSYDFEKEGAVEIIDGDIYLNPMFFLGMYENPFKLDERNYPINFVHPYLHRKIININLPEGYTVTSVPEALNISLPGGLGAYTFNIAQADGKLNLVCSMTMKQAVVPALYYETLKEFYSQRVAKESEKVVISKS; encoded by the coding sequence ATGTTTCAAAGAGTATCCCAAGCAGGATGGATCCTTGCATTATTTTTTAGCTGTAGTATCTCATTTGCCCAAGATTACGAATTCAAGAAAGTCTCTAAAGAAGAATTGAGCATGAGTGTCTACCCTCAGGACACCACTGCAGATGCTGTTTATTTGCATAAGTCTCGGAACACATATTACGAAGACGATGAGGTAAAGGGATGGGTTTTATATACAGATGTACACGAACGCATCAAGATCTTAAACAAAGACGGTTTGGATTATGCCACCAGAAAGATCAATCTGTATCAAAAGGGAAAGCTCAAAGAGCGCATAGAAAGCATAAAAGCTTACACCTATAATTTAGAAGACGGCAAGATAAGGTCAGAAAAGCTGAGCAAATCTGGAATATTTGAAAATATGGAGACCGAAAATCGCATGGAGGTAAGTTTGACAATGCCAGCGGTTAAGGTAGGTTCGGTTCTAGAGATATCGTATCGTGTGGTATCTCCTTATTTTACCATTATAGACGATGTGGTCATTCAAGAAGATATTCCAACGGCTCATCATTACACCAAGATCCAGATCTTGGAATATTTTCAATTTAGCCGACTCATCAAAGGTAATTTTAATGCACAGCCCAAAGACTATACAGACACTCGTAGAATAGATTTTACCTACGAACAAGGTGGTGGGTTAACCTCAACAACAAAAGATGGCGCGGCCATATTTAAAGAATTTATATCAGAATACGAATACATGCACGTTCCAGCATTGAAAGAGGAACCTTATGTTGACAATATTGACAACTATCGTTATACGGTGGTTTATGAGCTCAGCAGTACCAAAAGTCAATCTGGAGTGGTCAAGGAGTATTCAAAGACCTGGGAAGACGTGGTGAAGACCATCTACAAATATGATGGTTTTGGAAAACAACTCGAGCGAACAAATTTCTTTAAGGATGATCTGGCCACAGTGCTAGAAGGTTCAAGTGGATATATGGATCGTATGAATCGCATCTTTGATCACGTGAAATCGCACATGAATTGGAACAAGCGATATGGGATGACTGCAGCCTCTGGAATTTCTAGAGCGTATAAGGATCAAACAGGCAACACTGGCGACATAAATCTGCTTCTAGTAGCCATGCTTAAAGAAGCCGGACTCAATGCAAATCCTGTATTGGTGAGTACTCGTAGTCACGGAATTCCGGCTTACCCAACGCTCGATGGGTTCAACTATGTCATTGCCGCAGTAGAAATTGACGGTCAGCGCTATTTGCTAGATGCCACAGAGAAAATGACTGCGCCCAATGTGTTGCCAAGTCGTGTTTTGAATTGGAACGGAACCATGGTGATGGAAAATGGCCTTTCTATGAAGGTGGATCTCTATCCGAATACCATCAGTCAGGTGAGTACGATGCTTACAGTGAACTTGGACGACTTTGGCGATATAAACGGAAATGTCCGATCTAATCTCACACTTTTGGAGGCTTTAGATCAGCGACGCAGCTACGAGAATGAAAGCATTTCAAAGATTGAAGAAGAACTTATGGACGATTATAATCTGGATCTGGTAAGTGAGCTCGAACTTAAGAACCTAAAGGATTCTTCTAAGCCTGTCAGTATGAGTTACGACTTTGAAAAGGAAGGCGCGGTAGAGATCATAGACGGGGATATCTATTTGAATCCGATGTTCTTTTTGGGGATGTATGAGAACCCCTTTAAGCTAGACGAGCGGAATTATCCCATCAATTTTGTGCATCCTTATCTGCACAGAAAGATCATCAATATCAATTTGCCTGAGGGCTATACGGTGACCAGTGTACCAGAGGCGCTCAATATTTCTTTACCCGGCGGATTGGGAGCTTATACCTTTAACATTGCCCAAGCAGACGGTAAATTGAACCTGGTTTGCTCCATGACAATGAAACAGGCCGTAGTACCTGCTTTGTACTACGAAACCTTGAAAGAATTTTACAGCCAGCGTGTGGCTAAGGAAAGTGAAAAAGTAGTTATTAGTAAATCTTAG
- a CDS encoding prephenate dehydratase, whose protein sequence is MNEETKTAVQHPINRPDSKIAIQGVLGSNHHLAATQWAGPNASVVECTTFDELIARLVADEVDFGIMAVENSTAGSILPNYALIDKNDLHVCGEHYLNISHNLLALPGQTIADIKEVHSHYMALLQCKDYFSKHPHIKLVEASDTALAAKEISENKSQAIAALAPTLSASLYGLEVLAADVQSIAKNATRFVLVSKTRVEEPGVEINKASLKFELDHKRGSLATALNVMSDCNLSLTKIQSLPIIETPWRYSFFVDVLFDDPADFQKAVAMLEIMAKHFKVIGTYNDKKISL, encoded by the coding sequence ATGAACGAAGAAACAAAAACAGCAGTGCAACACCCGATTAACCGCCCAGATAGCAAGATCGCTATTCAAGGTGTGTTGGGTTCCAATCATCATTTGGCGGCCACGCAATGGGCCGGGCCCAATGCCAGCGTGGTTGAGTGTACCACCTTTGACGAGCTTATTGCCCGCTTGGTGGCCGATGAGGTGGATTTTGGGATCATGGCCGTTGAGAATTCCACTGCGGGATCTATTTTGCCAAACTACGCCCTGATCGACAAGAACGATCTTCATGTTTGCGGAGAACACTACTTGAACATCAGTCATAATCTATTGGCGCTACCTGGGCAGACAATTGCAGACATCAAGGAGGTACATTCCCATTATATGGCACTATTGCAGTGCAAGGATTACTTTAGTAAACATCCGCATATTAAGTTGGTAGAAGCTTCAGATACAGCGCTAGCGGCCAAGGAAATTTCAGAGAACAAGTCCCAAGCAATAGCTGCATTGGCACCTACTTTATCTGCTTCGCTTTACGGGCTAGAGGTGTTAGCCGCGGATGTGCAATCTATAGCCAAAAATGCAACGCGTTTCGTACTTGTCAGTAAAACGCGAGTAGAGGAGCCTGGGGTAGAGATCAACAAGGCATCGCTCAAGTTCGAATTAGATCACAAACGAGGTAGTTTGGCGACTGCCTTGAACGTTATGAGCGATTGTAATTTGAGTCTTACCAAGATCCAATCTTTACCTATCATAGAGACGCCTTGGCGTTATTCTTTTTTTGTCGATGTGCTCTTTGACGATCCGGCTGACTTTCAAAAAGCAGTTGCCATGTTAGAAATAATGGCCAAACATTTTAAGGTTATCGGTACCTATAACGACAAGAAGATTAGCTTATGA